A window of Triplophysa dalaica isolate WHDGS20190420 chromosome 7, ASM1584641v1, whole genome shotgun sequence contains these coding sequences:
- the emp2 gene encoding epithelial membrane protein 2, protein MLIILAFIILFHVVSAILLFIATINNEWWVTDKFTMDLWYHCNTTDCYDIPNSATNEAAYLQAVQATMILATILCCVGFFAFILQLFRLKQGERFVFTAIIQLLSSFCVMAAASIYTAEHLNFKGKEFEKGDYGYCYILAWVAFPMTLLSGLMYLVLRKRK, encoded by the exons ATGTTGATTATATTGGCCTTCATCATCCTCTTCCATGTCGTTTCAGCAATATTACTCTTCATAGCAACCATCAATAAT GAATGGTGGGTTACGGATAAGTTCACCATGGATCTCTGGTACCACTGCAACACTACAGACTGTTATGATATACCAAACAGTGCAACCAATGAAGCAG CTTATCTTCAGGCTGTTCAGGCCACTATGATACTGGCCACTATCTTGTGCTGTGTGGGCTTCTTCGCCTTTATCCTTCAGCTCTTCCGTCTGAAGCAAGGGGAGAGATTCGTCTTCACAGCAATCATTCAGCTCTTGTCCT CGTTTTGTGTGATGGCGGCTGCATCCATCTACACCGCAGAGCACTTAAACTTCAAGGGCAAGGAGTTTGAGAAGGGGGACTATGGGTACTGCTATATCTTAGCCTGGGTCGCATTCCCCATGACGCTGCTCAGCGGCTTGATGTATCTAGTGCTAAGAAAACGCAAATAA
- the atf7ip2 gene encoding activating transcription factor 7-interacting protein 2 isoform X2 produces the protein MKRSRHEDESETLHLAQDCGQRGNKLPRTEVEKIISEKVKNAVELSDHRMKDLMERIGEVKNEPKYDARIKKLEAHIMKIKRRGDAVFTYIRKLRSLGIFQNQSLSSSSTAAPGQPLRFISGTDPIGRMSRGSVSSGCSVSPADNDCDIAALRRPRRGFWESMRSKKQVVDLTEDARAGKPCEETMVTEPSDQSQQKMTVLEQPKPSSKPPTPIKENQCVKEEDSSSGQLDEENWHSKLHPFPDTPFPKELALAAATHNLPQKPVVKLARIGHAREIGIAWNVDVKDPHVAEMDCYYIYVANEQKNGTFSAWKCLGVIKAMPLPMACKVSDCKGDKRLCFIVVGKDTFGRYGPYSDIHSVGPGQT, from the exons ATGAAGAGGAGTAGACATGAAGATGAATCCGAAACATTACACTTGGCTCAAGATTGTGGGCAGCGAGGAAACAAGCTCCCTCGAACAGAG GTTGAAAAGATTATTTCAGAAAAGGTTAAGAATGCAGTCGAGCTGTCTGACCACAGGATGAAGGATCTGATGGAGAGAATTGGGGAAGTGAAGAATGAACCCAAATATGACGCAAGGATCAAGAAACTAGAA GCACACATAATGAAGATAAAACGGAGGGGAGATGCAGTATTCACATATATCAGAAAACTCAGATCTTTGGGGATTTTTCAGAATCAG TCTCTCTCATCAAGTTCAACTGCTGCCCCTGGACAGCCACTGCGATTCATCTCTGGTACTGATCCCATCGGCCGCATGTCCAG AGGTTCAGTCAGCAGTGGATGTTCTGTGTCCCCAGCAG ATAATGACTGTGATATCGCAGCTTTAAGAAGACCAAGAAGAGGGTTCTGGGAGAGTATG CGGTCGAAGAAACAGGTTGTTGACCTCACAGAAGATGCCAGAG CAGGTAAACCGTGTGAAGAAACTATGGTAACAGAGCCGTCAGATCAG TCCCAACAAAAAATGACAGTTTTAGAACAGCCTAAACCCTCCAGCAAACCACCCACTCCTATAAAAG AAAATCAATGTGTTAAGGAAGAAGACAGTTCTTCAGGTCAGCTGGATGAG GAGAACTGGCACTCCAAGCTCCATCCTTTCCCAGATACCCCGTTTCCCAAGGAGCTTGCACTTGCAGCTGCCACTCATAACTTGCCACAGAAGCCAGTAGTGAAATTAGCACGAATTGGACACGCGAGAGAAATAGGCATCGCTTGGAATGTAGACGTAAAAGATCCCCACGTTGCCGAGATGGATTGCTACTACATCTATGTTGccaatgaacaaaaaaatggCACCTTTTCAGCATGGAAATGCCTTGGTGTGATCAAAGCCATGCCTCTTCCTATGGCCTGCAAGGTCTCAGACTGCAAAGGCGATAAAAgactgtgttttattgttgtggGGAAGGACACATTTGGCCGTTACGGGCCCTACAGTGACATACATAGTGTTGGACCAGGACAGACTTGA
- the atf7ip2 gene encoding activating transcription factor 7-interacting protein 2 isoform X1, producing MKRSRHEDESETLHLAQDCGQRGNKLPRTEVEKIISEKVKNAVELSDHRMKDLMERIGEVKNEPKYDARIKKLEAHIMKIKRRGDAVFTYIRKLRSLGIFQNQSLSSSSTAAPGQPLRFISGTDPIGRMSRGSVSSGCSVSPADNDCDIAALRRPRRGFWESMRSKKQVVDLTEDARAGKPCEETMVTEPSDQSQQKMTVLEQPKPSSKPPTPIKAENQCVKEEDSSSGQLDEENWHSKLHPFPDTPFPKELALAAATHNLPQKPVVKLARIGHAREIGIAWNVDVKDPHVAEMDCYYIYVANEQKNGTFSAWKCLGVIKAMPLPMACKVSDCKGDKRLCFIVVGKDTFGRYGPYSDIHSVGPGQT from the exons ATGAAGAGGAGTAGACATGAAGATGAATCCGAAACATTACACTTGGCTCAAGATTGTGGGCAGCGAGGAAACAAGCTCCCTCGAACAGAG GTTGAAAAGATTATTTCAGAAAAGGTTAAGAATGCAGTCGAGCTGTCTGACCACAGGATGAAGGATCTGATGGAGAGAATTGGGGAAGTGAAGAATGAACCCAAATATGACGCAAGGATCAAGAAACTAGAA GCACACATAATGAAGATAAAACGGAGGGGAGATGCAGTATTCACATATATCAGAAAACTCAGATCTTTGGGGATTTTTCAGAATCAG TCTCTCTCATCAAGTTCAACTGCTGCCCCTGGACAGCCACTGCGATTCATCTCTGGTACTGATCCCATCGGCCGCATGTCCAG AGGTTCAGTCAGCAGTGGATGTTCTGTGTCCCCAGCAG ATAATGACTGTGATATCGCAGCTTTAAGAAGACCAAGAAGAGGGTTCTGGGAGAGTATG CGGTCGAAGAAACAGGTTGTTGACCTCACAGAAGATGCCAGAG CAGGTAAACCGTGTGAAGAAACTATGGTAACAGAGCCGTCAGATCAG TCCCAACAAAAAATGACAGTTTTAGAACAGCCTAAACCCTCCAGCAAACCACCCACTCCTATAAAAG CAGAAAATCAATGTGTTAAGGAAGAAGACAGTTCTTCAGGTCAGCTGGATGAG GAGAACTGGCACTCCAAGCTCCATCCTTTCCCAGATACCCCGTTTCCCAAGGAGCTTGCACTTGCAGCTGCCACTCATAACTTGCCACAGAAGCCAGTAGTGAAATTAGCACGAATTGGACACGCGAGAGAAATAGGCATCGCTTGGAATGTAGACGTAAAAGATCCCCACGTTGCCGAGATGGATTGCTACTACATCTATGTTGccaatgaacaaaaaaatggCACCTTTTCAGCATGGAAATGCCTTGGTGTGATCAAAGCCATGCCTCTTCCTATGGCCTGCAAGGTCTCAGACTGCAAAGGCGATAAAAgactgtgttttattgttgtggGGAAGGACACATTTGGCCGTTACGGGCCCTACAGTGACATACATAGTGTTGGACCAGGACAGACTTGA
- the atf7ip2 gene encoding activating transcription factor 7-interacting protein 2 isoform X3, which translates to MKRSRHEDESETLHLAQDCGQRGNKLPRTEVEKIISEKVKNAVELSDHRMKDLMERIGEVKNEPKYDARIKKLEAHIMKIKRRGDAVFTYIRKLRSLGIFQNQSLSSSSTAAPGQPLRFISGTDPIGRMSRGSVSSGCSVSPADNDCDIAALRRPRRGFWESMRSKKQVVDLTEDARGKPCEETMVTEPSDQSQQKMTVLEQPKPSSKPPTPIKAENQCVKEEDSSSGQLDEENWHSKLHPFPDTPFPKELALAAATHNLPQKPVVKLARIGHAREIGIAWNVDVKDPHVAEMDCYYIYVANEQKNGTFSAWKCLGVIKAMPLPMACKVSDCKGDKRLCFIVVGKDTFGRYGPYSDIHSVGPGQT; encoded by the exons ATGAAGAGGAGTAGACATGAAGATGAATCCGAAACATTACACTTGGCTCAAGATTGTGGGCAGCGAGGAAACAAGCTCCCTCGAACAGAG GTTGAAAAGATTATTTCAGAAAAGGTTAAGAATGCAGTCGAGCTGTCTGACCACAGGATGAAGGATCTGATGGAGAGAATTGGGGAAGTGAAGAATGAACCCAAATATGACGCAAGGATCAAGAAACTAGAA GCACACATAATGAAGATAAAACGGAGGGGAGATGCAGTATTCACATATATCAGAAAACTCAGATCTTTGGGGATTTTTCAGAATCAG TCTCTCTCATCAAGTTCAACTGCTGCCCCTGGACAGCCACTGCGATTCATCTCTGGTACTGATCCCATCGGCCGCATGTCCAG AGGTTCAGTCAGCAGTGGATGTTCTGTGTCCCCAGCAG ATAATGACTGTGATATCGCAGCTTTAAGAAGACCAAGAAGAGGGTTCTGGGAGAGTATG CGGTCGAAGAAACAGGTTGTTGACCTCACAGAAGATGCCAGAG GTAAACCGTGTGAAGAAACTATGGTAACAGAGCCGTCAGATCAG TCCCAACAAAAAATGACAGTTTTAGAACAGCCTAAACCCTCCAGCAAACCACCCACTCCTATAAAAG CAGAAAATCAATGTGTTAAGGAAGAAGACAGTTCTTCAGGTCAGCTGGATGAG GAGAACTGGCACTCCAAGCTCCATCCTTTCCCAGATACCCCGTTTCCCAAGGAGCTTGCACTTGCAGCTGCCACTCATAACTTGCCACAGAAGCCAGTAGTGAAATTAGCACGAATTGGACACGCGAGAGAAATAGGCATCGCTTGGAATGTAGACGTAAAAGATCCCCACGTTGCCGAGATGGATTGCTACTACATCTATGTTGccaatgaacaaaaaaatggCACCTTTTCAGCATGGAAATGCCTTGGTGTGATCAAAGCCATGCCTCTTCCTATGGCCTGCAAGGTCTCAGACTGCAAAGGCGATAAAAgactgtgttttattgttgtggGGAAGGACACATTTGGCCGTTACGGGCCCTACAGTGACATACATAGTGTTGGACCAGGACAGACTTGA